A portion of the Osmerus mordax isolate fOsmMor3 chromosome 22, fOsmMor3.pri, whole genome shotgun sequence genome contains these proteins:
- the nr0b1 gene encoding nuclear receptor subfamily 0 group B member 1, with product MACSASCQCSGARGQKSILYSILRENDQPTQRSLRRQRFDVPQERACSCGFNKTAVLRAPLVTSKATSAVLLKTLRFVKNVPCFRELPAKDQLQLVRNSWAPLLVLGMAQDAVDFETVETSEPSMLQKILTNCQNKQETSNGHNGQGVSLVDVQGIQMFLSKCWGLNISTKEYAYLKGVILFNPEIAELQSQRYILSLQREAYKALHEYVKMIYQGDYVRFAKLYIAISMLQSINAQIVASLFFGSVIGNASIDDLLLEMFYQK from the exons ATGGCTTGCTCTGCCAGCTGCCAGTGCAGTGGCGCGAGGGGACAGAAAAGCATCCTTTACAGCATTTTGAGAGAAAACGACCAGCCGACACAACGTTCGCTCAGGCGCCAAAGGTTCGACGTCCCGCAGGAGCGAGCTTGTTCGTGCGGATTTAATAAAACAGCGGTACTGCGTGCTCCGCTGGTAACATCCAAAGCTACTTCCGCGGTGCTTTTAAAGACGCTGAGATTTGTAAAAAATGTACCTTGTTTTCGGGAACTACCGGCGAAGGACCAACTTCAGCTTGTGCGCAACAGCTGGGCACCCTTGCTGGTTTTGGGTATGGCGCAAGACGCGGTCGATTTCGAAACCGTGGAGACGTCTGAACCCAGCATGCTGCAGAAGATTTTAACCAACTGTCAGAACAAACAGGAAACTTCAAATGGTCACAATGGCCAAGGCGTTTCTCTCGTAGATGTCCAAGGAATCCAAATGTTTTTGAGTAAATGCTGGGGACTCAACATCAGCACCAAAGAATATGCATATTTAAAAGGCGTTATTCTCTTCAATCCAG AAATCGCGGAACTGCAGAGTCAACGATACATCTTGTCACTACAGCGGGAagcatacaaagctctacacgaaTATGTAAAAATGATTTACCAGGGAGACTATGTTCGGTTCGCCAAACTCTACATCGCAATCTCCATGTTGCAATCCATCAACGCACAGATTGTGGCCAGCCTTTTCTTCGGTTCCGTCATCGGAAATGCAAGCATTGACGATCTTTTGCTGGAGATGTTTTATCAAAAATAA